The following coding sequences are from one Homalodisca vitripennis isolate AUS2020 chromosome 7, UT_GWSS_2.1, whole genome shotgun sequence window:
- the LOC124366777 gene encoding uncharacterized protein LOC124366777 produces the protein MQPDLPVKTLCVLVRLNPLLKILIFAVYITPRSPTGIYSLFAESLTETISTCHNFDAVLITGDFNFNGFNWINPDLPVAPPPVRVLLGLASQLDLSQISDVLNVRGVQLDLIFGPSDLFIVSLEDDPLLASEPCHPALGVTSVPSCPMNSRADHPTYIRNTRRCNLEAVRCDLQHGITRLDYNCNDVNLLFSSFWKQLVGPSVFPRWFSKELKELVILKKILHKRLKRSHDEMDYRSFCRIRECCRNLFRECRASYVGYVNSTISSNVNVFWSFVNDLNRTYTTPYSLRLGNIEVSTHFEMCELFATYFSSVYTPASSEALPVPPFNTSFVFSDCSVSLDAIHGKLVALDSAKGYGPDEVTPGVLKFCHSELAPLLCFLFNHSLSTGIFHDALKDGFVIPMIKSGDCSDATNYRPIVIQSVLSKVFESLILDMLQPLFKHVIIDEQHGFLAGRSTETNLLSLQCYVMDAFSRRNKVDAV, from the coding sequence ATGCAGCCTGATCTGCCGGTTAAGACTCTGTGTGTACTTGTCAGACTTAACCCCTTGTTGAAGATTCTGATCTTTGCTGTTTACATAACTCCACGGTCTCCAACAGGGATCTACTCTCTTTTTGCTGAGTCGCTCACTGAAACTATCTCCACTTGCCACAACTTCGATGCGGTTTTGATTACCGGTGATTTCAATTTTAATGGCTTCAACTGGATTAACCCTGACCTCCCCGTTGCTCCTCCTCCTGTGAGAGTTCTTCTGGGCCTTGCTTCTCAACTGGATTTATCACAGATCAGTGATGTCCTCAATGTTCGGGGAGTCCAATTGGATTTGATATTTGGCCCGTCTGACCTTTTTATTGTCTCTTTGGAGGACGATCCGCTTCTTGCATCTGAACCCTGTCACCCTGCCCTTGGTGTTACCAGTGTTCCTTCTTGCCCAATGAATTCTCGTGCTGACCACCCCACATATATTCGGAATACTCGAAGGTGTAACTTAGAGGCGGTAAGATGTGATCTCCAGCATGGAATAACTCGACTTGATTATAATTGCAATGATGTTAACCTGCTGTTCTCCAGCTTCTGGAAACAACTTGTTGGTCCCTCTGTATTTCCTAGGTGGTTCTCTAAAGAATTGAAGGAACTAGTCATACTAAAGAAGATACTTCACAAGAGGTTAAAACGATCTCACGATGAGATGGACTATCGTTCGTTCTGCAGAATCCGAGAGTGTTGCCGGAACCTCTTCAGGGAATGCCGTGCTAGCTACGTGGGTTACGTCAACTCTACTATCTCCTCGAACGTCAATGTGTTCTGGAGCTTCGTGAATGACCTCAATCGCACATATACCACTCCTTATTCACTTAGACTTGGCAACATTGAGGTCTCTACTCATTTTGAGATGTGCGAGCTCTTCGCCACCTACTTTTCCTCTGTATACACACCTGCATCTTCCGAAGCTCTGCCTGTTCCGCCCTTCAATACCTCCTTTGTCTTCTCTGATTGCTCTGTCTCACTTGATGCCATTCACGGAAAACTCGTTGCTCTTGACTCTGCTAAGGGATATGGTCCTGATGAGGTTACTCCGGGGGTCCTCAAGTTTTGTCACTCTGAACTGGCTCCTCTGCTCTGCTTTCTGTTCAACCACAGCTTGTCCACTGGAATTTTCCATGATGCTCTCAAGGATGGATTCGTGATCCCTATGATAAAGTCTGGAGATTGCAGTGACGCTACAAACTACAGACCGATTGTGATACAATCTGTCCTGAGTAAGGTGTTTGAGAGCCTCATTCTGGACATGCTGCAGCCTCTCTTCAAGCATGTTATCATTGATGAGCAGCACGGTTTCCTCGCAGGAAGGTCAACGGAAACAAACCTCCTTTCACTCCAATGTTATGTGATGGACGCTTTTAGCCGCAGGAACAAAGTGGATGCAGTTTAA